One stretch of Meriones unguiculatus strain TT.TT164.6M chromosome 7, Bangor_MerUng_6.1, whole genome shotgun sequence DNA includes these proteins:
- the Nek9 gene encoding serine/threonine-protein kinase Nek9: MSVLGEYERHCDSINSDFGSESGGGGDSGPGPSASPGPRAGGAAEQEELHYIPIRVLGRGAFGEATLYRRTEDDSLVVWKEVDLTRLSEKERRDALNEIVILALLQHDNIIAYYNHFMDNTTLLIELEYCNGGNLYDKILRQKDKLFEEEMVVWYLFQIVSAVSCIHRAGILHRDIKTLNIFLTKANLIKLGDYGLAKKLNSEYSMAETLVGTPYYMSPELCQGVKYNFKSDIWAVGCVIFELLTLKRTFDATNPLNLCVKIVQGIRAMEVDSSQYSLELIQLVHACLDQDPEQRPTADELLDLPLLRKRRREMEEKVTLLNAPTKRPRSSTVTEAPIAVVTSRTSEVYVWGGGKSTPQKLDVIKSGCSARQVCAGNTHFAVVTVEKELYTWVNMQGGTKLHGQLGHGDKASYRQPKHVEKLQGKAIHQVSCGDDFTVCVTDEGQLYTFGSDYYGCMGVDKVFGPEVLEPMQLNFFLSNPVEQVSCGDNHVVVLTRNKEVYSWGCGEYGRLGLDSEEDYYTPQRVDVPKALIIVAVQCGCDGTFLLTQSGKVLACGLNEFNKLGLNQCMSGIINHEAYHEVPYTTSFTLAKQLSFYKIRTIAPGKTHTAAIDERGRLLTFGCNKCGQLGVGSYKKRLGINLLGGPLGGKQVVRVSCGDEFTIAATDDNHIFAWGNGGNGRLAMTPTERPHGSDICTSWPRPIFGSLHHVPDLSCRGWHTILIVEKVLNSKTIRSNSSGLSIGTVVQNSSPGGGGIGGGGGGGGEEEDSQQESETPDPSGGFRGTMEADRGMEGLISPTEAVGNSCGASSSCPGWLRKELENAEFIPMPDSPTPLSAAFSESEKDTLPYEELQGLKVTTEVPPEHQSPVGAWPPRLNPAAPCAGKALTSPACACSTLQVEVERLQGLVLKCLDEQQKLQQENLQIFTQLQKLNKKLEGGQQVGMHSRGTQTAKEEMEMDPRPDLDSDSWCLLGTDSCRPSL; encoded by the exons ATCTGACCAGACTTTCTGAGAAGGAACGTCGTGATGCCTTGAATGAGATTGTCATTCTGGCGCTGCTGCAGCATGACAACATCATTGCCTACTACAATCACTTCATGGACAACACCACCCTGCTGATTGAGCTGGAATATTGTAATG GAGGGAACCTGTATGACAAAATCCTTCGTCAGAAGGACAAGTTGTTCGAGGAAGAG ATGGTGGTGTGGTACCTTTTCCAGATTGTTTCAGCTGTGAGCTGTATCCACAGAGCTGGGATCCTGCACAG AGATATAaagacattaaatatttttctgaccaaggcaaatctgaTAAAGCTTGGAGACTATGGCCTAGCAAAGAAACTGAATTCTGAATACTCCATGGCTGAGACG cttgtGGGCACTCCATATTACATGTCTCCAGAGCTCTGCCAAGGAGTAAAGTACAATTTCAAGTCTGATATCTGGGCAGTTGGCTGTGTCATTTTTGAACTGCTTACTCTAAAGAGGACATTTGATGCTACA AACCCGCTCAACCTTTGTGTGAAGATTGTGCAGGGAATCCGGGCCATGGAAGTTGACTCTAGTCAGTATTCTTTGGAACTGATCCAGTTGGTGCATGCATGCCTTGACCAG GATCCAGAGCAGAGACCCACTGCGGATGAACTTCTGGATCTCCCGCTTCTCAGGAAACGCAGGAG agagatggaagaaaaagtcACCCTGCTTAATGCACCTACAAAGAGACCAAG GTCAAGCACTGTGACTGAGGCACCCATTGCTGTGGTGACATCACGAACCAGTGAAGTCTATGTCTGGGGTGGTGGGAAGTCCACACCCCAGAAGTTGGATgtcatcaagagtggctgtagTGCCCGACAGGTGTGCGCAGGGAACACCCACTTTGCTGTGGTCACTGTGGAAAAGGAGCTGTACACCTGGGTG AACATGCAAGGGGGCACTAAACTCCACGGTCAGCTAGGACATGGAGACAAAGCTTCCTACCGACAGCCAAAACATGTGGAAAAGTTGCAGGGAAAAGCTATTCACCAAGTGTCCTGTGGTGATGATTTTACTGTTTGTGTGACAG ATGAGGGTCAGCTCTATACCTTTGGATCAGATTATTACGGCTGCATGGGCGTGGACAAGGTTTTTGGCCCTGAAGTGCTGGAACCTATGCAGCTGAACTTCTTCCTCAGCAACCCGGTGGAGCAGGTCTCCTGTGGGGATAATCACGTGGTGGTTCTGACACGGAACAAGGAGGTCTATTCTTGGGGCTGTGGGGAATATG GACGGCTGGGTTTGGATTCTGAAGAGGATTACTATACACCGCAGAGG GTGGATGTTCCAAAGGCCTTAATCATTGTTGCTGTTCAATGTGGCTGTGATGGGACCTTTCTGCTCACCCAGTCAGGCAAAGTGCTGGCCTGTGGACTCAATGAGTTCAACAAACTGGGTCTGAATCAGTGCATGTCTGGAATCATCAACCATGAA GCATACCATGAAGTTCCCTACACGACCTCCTTTACCTTGGCCAAACAGTTGTCCTTTTACAAAATCCGTACCATTGCTCCAGGCAAGACTCATACAGCTGCTATTGATG AACGAGGCCGGTTGCTGACTTTTGGCTGTAATAAGTGTGGACAGCTGGGTGTTGGGAGTTATAAGAAGCGCCTGGGAATCAACCTGTTGGGGGGCCCCCTTGGTGGGAAGCAGGTGGTCAGGGTCTCCTGTGGTGATGAGTTTACCATCGCTGCCACTGATG ATAATCACATTTTTGCCTGGGGTAATGGTGGCAATGGCCGCCTGGCAATGACTCCCACAGAGAGACCACATGGCTCTGATATCTGTACCTCATGGCCTCGGCCTATTTTTGGATCTCTGCATCATGTCCCAGACCTTTCTTGCCGTGGCTGGCACACCATTCTTATTGTTG AGAAAGTATTGAATTCTAAGACCATCCGTTCTAATAGCAGCGGCCTGTCCATTGGAACTG TGGTTCAGAACTCCAGCCCAGGAGGCGGTGGCattggtggcggcggcggcggcggcggtgaaGAGGAAGACAGTCAGCAGGAATCTGAAACTCCAGATCCAAGCGGAGGCTTCCGAGGAACAATGGAAGCAGACCGTGGAATGGAAGGTTTAATCAGTCCCACGGAGGCCGTGGGGAACAGCTGTGGGGCTAGCAGCTCCTGTCCTGGCTGGCTGCGGAAG GAGCTGGAAAACGCAGAGTTCATCCCCATGCCTGACAGCCCAACTCCCCTAAGTGCAGCGTTTTCAGAATCTGAGAAGGACACCTTGCCCTATGAGGAGCTGCAAGGGCTCAAAGTCACAACTGAAGTTCCTCCAGAACACCAGTCCCCAGTAGGAGCCTGG CCCCCACGGCTGAATCCTGCAGCACCGTGTGCCGGGAAAGCACTGACCTCTCCCGCTTGTGCATGCAGCACTCTGCAGGTGGAGGTTGAGAGGTTGCAGGGTCTGGTGTTAAAGTGTCTGGATGAACAGCAGAAGCTACAGCAAGAAAACCTCCAGATTTTTACCCAACTACAAAAGCTGAACAAGAAATTGGAAGGAGGCCAGCAG GTGGGGATGCATTCCAGAGGAACTCAGACAgcaaaggaagaaatggaaatgGATCCGAGGCCTGACTTAGATTCAGATTCCTGGTGCCTCCTTGGAACAGACTCTTGTCGACCCAGCCTCTAG